Proteins from a single region of Candidatus Aminicenantes bacterium:
- the mreD gene encoding rod shape-determining protein MreD: MNNRFRYAFFVLMLVGQVVIAKYYRSLRLNVDLLYLVVFYIATKSGFMKSVISASLIGLCSDYLSGGIMGVFSFSRTLAAYLLNTIARFLDLKKNIFVFLLILLSLFLSNVVAYVFYALIFKYTTTTSLLIYQPLATAFIGTVILGLKKVKSLLDVS; this comes from the coding sequence ATGAATAACCGTTTTCGCTACGCGTTTTTTGTGCTGATGCTGGTCGGCCAAGTGGTCATCGCCAAATATTATCGGTCATTGCGGCTCAATGTCGATCTGCTCTATCTGGTTGTCTTTTACATCGCCACCAAATCGGGGTTCATGAAAAGCGTGATCAGCGCTTCGTTGATCGGCTTGTGCTCCGATTATCTTTCCGGCGGCATCATGGGGGTTTTTTCATTTTCCCGCACTCTGGCCGCTTATTTGCTGAACACGATCGCCCGCTTTCTGGATTTGAAAAAGAACATATTTGTTTTCCTGCTTATTTTGCTTTCCCTGTTTCTGTCGAACGTGGTGGCCTATGTTTTTTATGCCCTCATTTTCAAGTACACGACCACAACCAGCTTGTTGATCTATCAGCCGTTGGCCACCGCCTTCATCGGCACGGTCATCCTGGGACTTAAAAAAGTCAAGTCGCTCCTTGATGTATCCTAG
- a CDS encoding rod shape-determining protein MreC, whose translation MPYNPDRNELSAEKKSLVLVIILFVNLILISSQIVLKNKHSLLQTIIANMITPLQLTIQKSSDFVSSELYRYLFLRNAYKKYQLLKKQQIDLKIENYALKKQIRELNLPKGLQGKFAHFITATVIAVDVNFPYSSLMIDKGLHAGLAENDVVLNGDAELVGKIVEPLTAFSAAVRLITSSIGGAGAYIEDNMLEGLIKGSDGPDCRFHYLLAGKPVRLGAQVVTSGTDLIYPNYLPLGKVTQIESDYLAQKIVVRPYFVDKPLKKLVVLAHE comes from the coding sequence ATGCCCTATAATCCGGACAGAAACGAACTCAGCGCCGAAAAAAAATCGCTGGTTCTGGTCATCATCCTGTTTGTCAATCTGATCCTGATTTCTTCGCAGATCGTCCTGAAAAACAAACATTCGCTGCTGCAAACCATCATCGCCAACATGATCACACCGTTGCAGCTTACGATCCAGAAGTCGTCCGATTTCGTCTCCTCCGAGTTGTACCGCTATCTGTTTTTGCGAAACGCTTACAAGAAATACCAGCTCCTGAAAAAGCAGCAGATCGATTTGAAAATCGAAAACTACGCTTTGAAAAAACAGATCCGCGAGCTGAACCTGCCCAAGGGGCTGCAGGGGAAATTCGCTCATTTTATCACCGCCACCGTGATCGCGGTCGACGTCAATTTCCCCTACAGCTCGCTCATGATCGACAAAGGCTTGCACGCCGGCCTTGCCGAAAACGACGTGGTGTTGAACGGCGATGCCGAATTGGTCGGCAAGATCGTCGAGCCGCTCACGGCGTTCTCGGCCGCGGTACGCCTGATTACCAGTTCCATCGGCGGAGCCGGTGCCTACATCGAGGACAATATGCTGGAAGGTCTGATCAAGGGCAGCGATGGCCCGGACTGCCGCTTTCACTATTTGCTGGCCGGCAAACCCGTGCGGCTGGGTGCCCAGGTGGTCACCTCCGGCACCGATCTGATTTATCCCAATTACCTGCCGCTCGGGAAGGTGACCCAGATTGAGTCGGACTACCTGGCTCAGAAGATCGTGGTCCGGCCGTATTTTGTCGATAAGCCGCTGAAGAAGCTGGTTGTGTTGGCCCATGAATAA